A stretch of the Uranotaenia lowii strain MFRU-FL chromosome 3, ASM2978415v1, whole genome shotgun sequence genome encodes the following:
- the LOC129751273 gene encoding luciferin sulfotransferase-like: MAYEYFPITDPTWEETNQELGESDYILVKPKDYSHVPIGIPNWEPQPCCMSELFKNWERELHQFEVKPDDVWVATYPKNGTTWTQEMVWLICNGLDFEKARNNHIRQRFPFLEISTMISDRDSFGLVRNMASPRFIKTHLPVGLLPPQIWSVKPKIVHVKRNPKSVAVSYYHHSKNIHYKGSLDQFIHSFKKDLQYYSPYHNHVIEYHELQNYENILYLSYEDMKRDLRSSILETCHFFGETYTDEQIEQLCQHLSFDSMKANNKVNYTDEKGEGKFMRQGTADGWKRELSVEQITEIDCWTEDVVEEKYRYLFDV; this comes from the exons ATGGCTTACGAGTACTTTCCGATCACCGATCCAACTTGGGAGGAAACGAATCAAGAGTTAGGTGAAAGTGATTACATTCTGGTGAAACCAAAAGACTACTCCCATGTTCCCATTGGCATCCCAAATTGGGAACCTCAGCCCTGTTGCATGTCGGAACTGTTTAAAAATTGGGAACGTGAGCTGCACCAGTTTGAAGTGAAGCCCGATGACGTTTGGGTGGCTACGTATCCCAAAAATGGTACCACCTGGACTCAGGAGATGGTTTGGTTGATTTGTAACGGACTGGATTTCGAAAAAGCTCGAAACAACCACATTCGACAGAGGTTTCCCTTCTTGGA GATTTCTACAATGATCAGTGATAGAGACTCCTTCGGCTTGGTAAGAAATATGGCTAGTCCACGGTTTATCAAAACGCATCTACCCGTGGGACTTTTGCCTCCTCAGATATGGTCCGTGAAACCTAAAATTGTTCACGTTAAACGAAATCCCAAATCGGTTGCCGTTTCCTACTATCAtcattcgaaaaatattcactACAAAGGCAGTTTGGATCAGTTCATCCACTCCTTCAAGAAAGATCTCCAATACTACTCACCCTATCACAATCATGTGATAGAATACCACgaacttcaaaattatgaaaacattcTGTACCTATCCTATGAAGATATGAAACGGGATCTACGATCTTCGATACTTGAAACTTGTCACTTCTTCGGGGAAACTTATACGGATGAACAAATTGAACAGCTCTGCCAACACCTATCATTCGATTCGATGAAAGCCAACAATAAAGTGAACTACACCGATGAGAAAGGCGAAGGAAAGTTCATGCGTCAGGGTACGGCTGATGGTTGGAAAAGAGAGTTGAGCGTTGAACAGATAACCGAAATCGATTGCTGGACTGAGGACGTCGTCGAAGAAAAGTATCGTTATTTGTTTGATGTATAG
- the LOC129751272 gene encoding luciferin sulfotransferase-like — protein sequence MAYEYLPITDPTWIETKEQLNVSDYIQVRPTNCADVPIGIPNWEPQPCCLSELFKNWEQELRTFEVKSDDVWVASYSKNGTTWTQEMVWLICNNLDFETARNTHLRLRSPFLEISTLHKDRGNAFELLKKMPGPRVIKTHLPVGLLPPQIWSVKPKIVHVKRNPKSVAVSYFHHSKMTHFKGDLDQFIQLLKKDLHYFSPYHCHVIEYYELQNYDNILYLCYEDMKRDLRSSVLKTCEFFGKTYTDEQIDKLCQHLSFDSMKANDTVNYKDFGGEGMFMRQGTADGWKRELNDHQIAEIDRWTESAVEEKYRHLFNA from the exons ATGGCTTACGAATACCTTCCAATAACAGATCCGACTTGGATCGAAACAAAAGAGCAGCTCAATGTTAGTGATTACATTCAGGTGAGGCCAACAAactgtgcggatgttccaattGGTATCCCGAACTGGGAACCTCAACCTTGCTGTCTCTCGGAACTGTTCAAAAATTGGGAACAGGAGCTCCGCACCTTCGAAGTAAAGTCGGATGACGTTTGGGTGGCCTCGTACTCCAAAAATGGAACCACCTGGACCCAGGAAATGGTATGGTTGATTTGCAACAATTTGGATTTCGAAACGGCTCGCAATACCCACCTCCGGCTGCGGTCGCCCTTTTTGGA AATTTCAACTCTCCATAAAGATCGTGGAAATGCATTCGAATTGTTGAAAAAGATGCCTGGTCCTCGAGTCATCAAAACACATCTTCCTGTAGGTCTTCTGCCTCCTCAAATATGGTCAGTGAAACCTAAAATTGTTCACGTTAAACGAAACCCCAAATCGGTAGCCGTTTCCTACTTCCATCACTCGAAAATGACTCACTTCAAGGGTGATTTGGACCAGTTCATCcaattgttaaaaaaagatcttcattaCTTTTCACCGTATCATTGCCATGTGATCGAGTACTACGAACTTCAAAACTATGACAACATTCTGTATCTCTGCTACGAAGATATGAAACGGGATCTACGATCGTCAGTACTGAAAACTTGCGAGTTTTTCGGCAAAACTTATACGGATGAACAAATCGATAAACTTTGCCAGCATTTGTCATTCGATTCGATGAAAGCCAACGATACGGTTAATTATAAGGACTTTGGAGGAGAAGGAATGTTCATGCGGCAGGGTACGGCTGATGGTTGGAAAAGGGAACTGAACGATCACCAGATAGCCGAAATTGATCGTTGGACTGAAAGCGCTGTAGAAGAAAAGTATCGTCACCTGTTCAATgcataa